In a single window of the Rhopalosiphum padi isolate XX-2018 chromosome 1, ASM2088224v1, whole genome shotgun sequence genome:
- the LOC132922428 gene encoding TBC1 domain family member 13 isoform X3, whose translation MSSYDLRLKDLDQVLESEVIDLSKLREFCFNGIPDVKGYRSLCWRLLLNYLPCDRNKWDEQLDHHRKLYQQWLDEILVTPGSFDNEECDHPLSEDPNSKWNTFFKDNQALTQIDKDVRRLHPELSFFQQATDYPLSNVVYSCGTKRLNRRVGMHFLNSANVVRKGLGIVKISPKAEQTSTSEFKPLEEGSEAHWEVVERILFVYCKLNPGQGYVQGMNEIIGPIYYCFATDPIIKMKEHAEADCFFVFTNLMSEIRDFFIKTLDETDTGIVNMMRKVTDRLKENDPVVQSYLVKNEIYPQYYSFRWLTLLLSQEFSLPEVLRIWDSLFSDSRRFSFLIDICCAMIVYVLFGLIRDQILAGDFSTIVKLLQNYPNVETSVILNKAAELSIKNRDDESSGI comes from the exons ATGTCTTCATACGATTTGAG GTTGAAGGATCTTGACCAAGTGTTAGAATCAGAAGTGATCGATCTTTCAAAACTTAGAGAATTCTGTTTTaacg gtaTCCCTGATGTTAAAGGTTACAGATCATTATGTTGGAGATTATTGCTCAATTACTTACCATGCGATAGAAATAAGTGGGATGAACAACTAGACCATCATAGAAAATTATACCAGCAGTGGTTAg atgAAATATTAGTCACTCCGGGTTCATTTGACAATGAAGAATGTGATCATCCATTGAGTGAGGATCCTAACAGCAAGTGGAAcactttttttaaagataatcaAGCTCTTACTCAAATAGATAAAGATGTCAg gCGATTACATCCTGAATTATCTTTCTTCCAACAAGCAACTGATTATCCATTATCTAATGTTGTATACAGTTGTGGTACTAAAAGATTGAACAGAAGAGTGGGTATGCATTTTCTCAATAGTGCAAATGTTGTACGCAAAGGTCTTGGTATTGTTAAAATATCCCCAAAAGCTGAACAAACTAGTACTTCTGAATTCAAACCACTAGAAGAAGGATCTGAAGCACATTGGGAGGTGGTGGAAAGGATATTGTTTGTTTATTGCAAATTAAATCCTGGACAGGGTTATGTACAAGGCATGAATGAAATAATTGgtccaatttattattgttttgctaCTGatccaattattaaaatgaaag agCATGCTGAGGCTGACTGTTTTTTTGTCTTTACTAATCTTATGTCTGAAATTCGTGATTTTTTCATAAAGACATTAGATGAAACAGACACTGGAATTGTGAACATGATGCGTAAAGTCACAGACAGGTTGAAAGAAAATGACCCAGTTGTTCAAAGTTATTTAgtcaaaaatgaaatttatccACAGTACTATAGTTTTAG gtGGTTGACTCTGTTATTATCTCAAGAATTTTCATTGCCAGAAGTCCTAAGGATATGGGATTCATTATTTTCTGATTCACGGCGATTTTCATTTCTCATCGATATATGCTGTGCAATGATAGTGTATGTTTTGTTTgg tttaatCAGAGATCAAATACTGGCTGGAGACTTTTCGACAATTGTCAAACTTttacaa AATTATCCCAATGTTGAAACGAGTGTTATATTGAATAAAGCTGCAGAACTGAGTATTAAGAATAGGGa CGATGAATCGAGTGGAATATGA
- the LOC132922428 gene encoding TBC1 domain family member 13 isoform X1, with amino-acid sequence MSSYDLRLKDLDQVLESEVIDLSKLREFCFNGIPDVKGYRSLCWRLLLNYLPCDRNKWDEQLDHHRKLYQQWLDEILVTPGSFDNEECDHPLSEDPNSKWNTFFKDNQALTQIDKDVRRLHPELSFFQQATDYPLSNVVYSCGTKRLNRRVGMHFLNSANVVRKGLGIVKISPKAEQTSTSEFKPLEEGSEAHWEVVERILFVYCKLNPGQGYVQGMNEIIGPIYYCFATDPIIKMKEHAEADCFFVFTNLMSEIRDFFIKTLDETDTGIVNMMRKVTDRLKENDPVVQSYLVKNEIYPQYYSFRWLTLLLSQEFSLPEVLRIWDSLFSDSRRFSFLIDICCAMIVYVLFGLIRDQILAGDFSTIVKLLQNYPNVETSVILNKAAELSIKNRDVMVFSDESSGI; translated from the exons ATGTCTTCATACGATTTGAG GTTGAAGGATCTTGACCAAGTGTTAGAATCAGAAGTGATCGATCTTTCAAAACTTAGAGAATTCTGTTTTaacg gtaTCCCTGATGTTAAAGGTTACAGATCATTATGTTGGAGATTATTGCTCAATTACTTACCATGCGATAGAAATAAGTGGGATGAACAACTAGACCATCATAGAAAATTATACCAGCAGTGGTTAg atgAAATATTAGTCACTCCGGGTTCATTTGACAATGAAGAATGTGATCATCCATTGAGTGAGGATCCTAACAGCAAGTGGAAcactttttttaaagataatcaAGCTCTTACTCAAATAGATAAAGATGTCAg gCGATTACATCCTGAATTATCTTTCTTCCAACAAGCAACTGATTATCCATTATCTAATGTTGTATACAGTTGTGGTACTAAAAGATTGAACAGAAGAGTGGGTATGCATTTTCTCAATAGTGCAAATGTTGTACGCAAAGGTCTTGGTATTGTTAAAATATCCCCAAAAGCTGAACAAACTAGTACTTCTGAATTCAAACCACTAGAAGAAGGATCTGAAGCACATTGGGAGGTGGTGGAAAGGATATTGTTTGTTTATTGCAAATTAAATCCTGGACAGGGTTATGTACAAGGCATGAATGAAATAATTGgtccaatttattattgttttgctaCTGatccaattattaaaatgaaag agCATGCTGAGGCTGACTGTTTTTTTGTCTTTACTAATCTTATGTCTGAAATTCGTGATTTTTTCATAAAGACATTAGATGAAACAGACACTGGAATTGTGAACATGATGCGTAAAGTCACAGACAGGTTGAAAGAAAATGACCCAGTTGTTCAAAGTTATTTAgtcaaaaatgaaatttatccACAGTACTATAGTTTTAG gtGGTTGACTCTGTTATTATCTCAAGAATTTTCATTGCCAGAAGTCCTAAGGATATGGGATTCATTATTTTCTGATTCACGGCGATTTTCATTTCTCATCGATATATGCTGTGCAATGATAGTGTATGTTTTGTTTgg tttaatCAGAGATCAAATACTGGCTGGAGACTTTTCGACAATTGTCAAACTTttacaa AATTATCCCAATGTTGAAACGAGTGTTATATTGAATAAAGCTGCAGAACTGAGTATTAAGAATAGGGa TGTCATGGTTTTCAGCGATGAATCGAGTGGAATATGA
- the LOC132922428 gene encoding TBC1 domain family member 13 isoform X2, whose protein sequence is MSSYDLRLKDLDQVLESEVIDLSKLREFCFNGIPDVKGYRSLCWRLLLNYLPCDRNKWDEQLDHHRKLYQQWLDEILVTPGSFDNEECDHPLSEDPNSKWNTFFKDNQALTQIDKDVRRLHPELSFFQQATDYPLSNVVYSCGTKRLNRRVGMHFLNSANVVRKGLGIVKISPKAEQTSTSEFKPLEEGSEAHWEVVERILFVYCKLNPGQGYVQGMNEIIGPIYYCFATDPIIKMKEHAEADCFFVFTNLMSEIRDFFIKTLDETDTGIVNMMRKVTDRLKENDPVVQSYLVKNEIYPQYYSFRWLTLLLSQEFSLPEVLRIWDSLFSDSRRFSFLIDICCAMIVLIRDQILAGDFSTIVKLLQNYPNVETSVILNKAAELSIKNRDVMVFSDESSGI, encoded by the exons ATGTCTTCATACGATTTGAG GTTGAAGGATCTTGACCAAGTGTTAGAATCAGAAGTGATCGATCTTTCAAAACTTAGAGAATTCTGTTTTaacg gtaTCCCTGATGTTAAAGGTTACAGATCATTATGTTGGAGATTATTGCTCAATTACTTACCATGCGATAGAAATAAGTGGGATGAACAACTAGACCATCATAGAAAATTATACCAGCAGTGGTTAg atgAAATATTAGTCACTCCGGGTTCATTTGACAATGAAGAATGTGATCATCCATTGAGTGAGGATCCTAACAGCAAGTGGAAcactttttttaaagataatcaAGCTCTTACTCAAATAGATAAAGATGTCAg gCGATTACATCCTGAATTATCTTTCTTCCAACAAGCAACTGATTATCCATTATCTAATGTTGTATACAGTTGTGGTACTAAAAGATTGAACAGAAGAGTGGGTATGCATTTTCTCAATAGTGCAAATGTTGTACGCAAAGGTCTTGGTATTGTTAAAATATCCCCAAAAGCTGAACAAACTAGTACTTCTGAATTCAAACCACTAGAAGAAGGATCTGAAGCACATTGGGAGGTGGTGGAAAGGATATTGTTTGTTTATTGCAAATTAAATCCTGGACAGGGTTATGTACAAGGCATGAATGAAATAATTGgtccaatttattattgttttgctaCTGatccaattattaaaatgaaag agCATGCTGAGGCTGACTGTTTTTTTGTCTTTACTAATCTTATGTCTGAAATTCGTGATTTTTTCATAAAGACATTAGATGAAACAGACACTGGAATTGTGAACATGATGCGTAAAGTCACAGACAGGTTGAAAGAAAATGACCCAGTTGTTCAAAGTTATTTAgtcaaaaatgaaatttatccACAGTACTATAGTTTTAG gtGGTTGACTCTGTTATTATCTCAAGAATTTTCATTGCCAGAAGTCCTAAGGATATGGGATTCATTATTTTCTGATTCACGGCGATTTTCATTTCTCATCGATATATGCTGTGCAATGATAGT tttaatCAGAGATCAAATACTGGCTGGAGACTTTTCGACAATTGTCAAACTTttacaa AATTATCCCAATGTTGAAACGAGTGTTATATTGAATAAAGCTGCAGAACTGAGTATTAAGAATAGGGa TGTCATGGTTTTCAGCGATGAATCGAGTGGAATATGA
- the LOC132922428 gene encoding TBC1 domain family member 13 isoform X4 has protein sequence MSSYDLRLKDLDQVLESEVIDLSKLREFCFNGIPDVKGYRSLCWRLLLNYLPCDRNKWDEQLDHHRKLYQQWLDEILVTPGSFDNEECDHPLSEDPNSKWNTFFKDNQALTQIDKDVRRLHPELSFFQQATDYPLSNVVYSCGTKRLNRRVGMHFLNSANVVRKGLGIVKISPKAEQTSTSEFKPLEEGSEAHWEVVERILFVYCKLNPGQGYVQGMNEIIGPIYYCFATDPIIKMKEHAEADCFFVFTNLMSEIRDFFIKTLDETDTGIVNMMRKVTDRLKENDPVVQSYLVKNEIYPQYYSFRWLTLLLSQEFSLPEVLRIWDSLFSDSRRFSFLIDICCAMIVLIRDQILAGDFSTIVKLLQNYPNVETSVILNKAAELSIKNRDDESSGI, from the exons ATGTCTTCATACGATTTGAG GTTGAAGGATCTTGACCAAGTGTTAGAATCAGAAGTGATCGATCTTTCAAAACTTAGAGAATTCTGTTTTaacg gtaTCCCTGATGTTAAAGGTTACAGATCATTATGTTGGAGATTATTGCTCAATTACTTACCATGCGATAGAAATAAGTGGGATGAACAACTAGACCATCATAGAAAATTATACCAGCAGTGGTTAg atgAAATATTAGTCACTCCGGGTTCATTTGACAATGAAGAATGTGATCATCCATTGAGTGAGGATCCTAACAGCAAGTGGAAcactttttttaaagataatcaAGCTCTTACTCAAATAGATAAAGATGTCAg gCGATTACATCCTGAATTATCTTTCTTCCAACAAGCAACTGATTATCCATTATCTAATGTTGTATACAGTTGTGGTACTAAAAGATTGAACAGAAGAGTGGGTATGCATTTTCTCAATAGTGCAAATGTTGTACGCAAAGGTCTTGGTATTGTTAAAATATCCCCAAAAGCTGAACAAACTAGTACTTCTGAATTCAAACCACTAGAAGAAGGATCTGAAGCACATTGGGAGGTGGTGGAAAGGATATTGTTTGTTTATTGCAAATTAAATCCTGGACAGGGTTATGTACAAGGCATGAATGAAATAATTGgtccaatttattattgttttgctaCTGatccaattattaaaatgaaag agCATGCTGAGGCTGACTGTTTTTTTGTCTTTACTAATCTTATGTCTGAAATTCGTGATTTTTTCATAAAGACATTAGATGAAACAGACACTGGAATTGTGAACATGATGCGTAAAGTCACAGACAGGTTGAAAGAAAATGACCCAGTTGTTCAAAGTTATTTAgtcaaaaatgaaatttatccACAGTACTATAGTTTTAG gtGGTTGACTCTGTTATTATCTCAAGAATTTTCATTGCCAGAAGTCCTAAGGATATGGGATTCATTATTTTCTGATTCACGGCGATTTTCATTTCTCATCGATATATGCTGTGCAATGATAGT tttaatCAGAGATCAAATACTGGCTGGAGACTTTTCGACAATTGTCAAACTTttacaa AATTATCCCAATGTTGAAACGAGTGTTATATTGAATAAAGCTGCAGAACTGAGTATTAAGAATAGGGa CGATGAATCGAGTGGAATATGA